The following proteins are co-located in the Paludibaculum fermentans genome:
- a CDS encoding sensor histidine kinase, protein MTSLIHALALVFGTALYVYLFAVLSSQRRAGPPGRMLLALVASSGLWYLGWLSVFYLRLTIGSGDSALVTAVAVLAHAGGWASWPAGIAVAWFAYRQGELHFYWSLLAAGAISGIASGVWTLGSLQIVLATLPVPLVIIFFLYREQIFGLLLPRSALLAAALGGGAALYVLAVPLAAALLESSFGAMPEGVRSLLLLGGVIAFLPLYNAVLAYEDRRQAGRREWVREIARDAAGLFEWEHRARYFEQRTAAHLGLRSVHIALEGSVEPNSFTHRWPLESEGRIWGWLLIDATPRRRLDDDAQLLESLAQEIAHSLSTLRLLDDKLGLERELVRQEHLASLGKVAAAVAHEIRNPLSAIKSITQVMLEDEEISGIHQRDLRYILSETERLASSVKQLLGYSKPVEALETGVDVSTLIEAAMAGLQHQATGMQLRLTVKVEPGWRLPKSNPDLLSQVVLNLVLNALQSAPPGSEVVVELLALGTELLFTVTDSGPGIPPDMHERIFEPFFTTKAKGTGLGLSIVRKAVHHLHGAVRVESPAGAAGGARFLVTLPGAERAS, encoded by the coding sequence GTGACCAGCCTGATCCACGCCCTGGCGCTCGTCTTCGGAACCGCGCTCTACGTGTATCTCTTCGCCGTCCTCAGCTCCCAACGCCGCGCCGGACCGCCCGGCCGCATGCTGCTCGCCCTAGTCGCTTCCTCCGGACTCTGGTACCTCGGCTGGCTCTCCGTCTTCTATCTCCGCCTCACCATCGGCTCAGGCGATTCCGCCCTCGTCACAGCCGTCGCCGTCCTGGCTCATGCCGGAGGCTGGGCCTCCTGGCCCGCCGGCATCGCCGTCGCCTGGTTCGCTTACAGGCAAGGCGAACTCCACTTCTACTGGTCGCTCCTCGCCGCTGGAGCCATCTCCGGCATCGCCTCCGGCGTCTGGACTCTCGGCAGCCTCCAGATTGTCCTGGCCACTCTCCCCGTCCCGTTGGTCATCATCTTCTTCCTCTATCGCGAACAGATCTTCGGCCTCCTCCTGCCGCGCAGCGCCCTGCTGGCCGCCGCCCTGGGCGGAGGCGCGGCCCTCTATGTCCTCGCCGTCCCGCTGGCCGCCGCACTCCTGGAATCCAGCTTCGGAGCCATGCCCGAAGGCGTGCGCTCCCTCCTGCTGCTCGGCGGCGTCATCGCCTTCCTGCCCCTCTACAACGCCGTCCTCGCCTATGAAGACCGCCGCCAGGCCGGCCGCCGGGAGTGGGTCCGCGAAATCGCCCGCGATGCCGCCGGCCTTTTCGAATGGGAGCACCGCGCCCGCTACTTCGAACAACGCACCGCGGCCCACCTCGGTCTGAGGTCCGTCCACATCGCCCTCGAAGGCAGCGTCGAGCCCAACTCCTTCACCCACCGCTGGCCGCTCGAATCCGAAGGCCGCATCTGGGGCTGGCTGTTGATCGACGCCACACCCCGCCGCCGCCTCGACGACGACGCCCAACTCCTGGAATCGCTCGCCCAGGAGATCGCCCACTCCCTCAGCACCCTCCGCCTGCTCGACGACAAACTCGGCCTTGAACGTGAACTCGTCCGGCAGGAACATCTGGCCAGCCTCGGCAAAGTCGCGGCCGCCGTCGCCCACGAGATCCGCAACCCCCTCAGCGCCATCAAGAGCATCACCCAGGTCATGCTCGAGGACGAGGAGATCTCCGGCATCCACCAGCGGGACCTCCGCTACATCCTCTCTGAAACCGAGCGTCTCGCCTCCTCGGTCAAACAGCTCCTGGGCTACTCCAAACCCGTCGAAGCCCTCGAAACCGGCGTCGACGTGTCCACACTCATCGAAGCCGCCATGGCCGGCCTCCAGCATCAGGCCACCGGCATGCAACTGCGCCTCACCGTCAAAGTCGAGCCCGGCTGGCGTCTCCCCAAAAGCAACCCGGACCTCCTTTCCCAGGTCGTCCTCAACCTCGTGTTGAACGCCTTACAGTCCGCTCCGCCCGGCAGCGAAGTCGTCGTCGAACTGCTCGCCCTCGGCACGGAGCTCCTCTTTACCGTCACCGACAGTGGCCCCGGCATCCCGCCCGACATGCACGAGCGCATCTTCGAGCCCTTCTTCACCACCAAGGCCAAAGGCACCGGCCTCGGCCTCTCCATCGTGCGCAAGGCCGTCCACCACCTCCACGGCGCCGTGCGCGTCGAAAGTCCGGCTGGCGCCGCCGGTGGAGCCCGCTTTCTGGTCACCTTGCCCGGAGCGGAGCGGGCCTCATGA
- a CDS encoding sensor histidine kinase → MKLGALFLLPLACFALDPGLRLSQYHKKVWQIEDGLPHNYVNAIQYAPDGYLLVGTGEGLARFDGVRFTPLAGAASIERQWISALAPAPGGAYWISTYYQDLYRLENRKLRRMLHGQASMMGLFTDSTGALWISANGILRLDAKRAAPVGIGSSAGNSWHVFAEDTRHRIWITAGGGLHCYENGKARLVVKDGGPHGSMLSVMAGPDGVIWAGASNGLYRVRESGATVTLERQPGVNGPVVKILRDKDGILWAGTWGQGLYRVTPTGAEHWSTRDGLSDDFIRTLFEDHDGNLWIGSRSGGLSRWKNPLVEPFGVPEGLGGNFASAVMEAEGGGLWMGTWRSGLFRLQGGVFQPMPTPLPALDLGIRSLAGDGRGGLWLGTWEGLHHFDGKTYDPRIFLRGSVSAILRDRKGGLWVAGASLRYFPTGNPTAAIGAAFGAAFRAAANRAANVSERITPRNAPTNPPARPAAFGAAFKAATASSGGAPDTLQPASGPVRQPSAPSPDPGQLLLPATNTNCLLQDRQGRVWAGTDSGVAVFENGHLTWIRREQGLADDYITSLTEDTQGRIWASTRGGYLAYLHGARATSLGPREGLPGHSLFKLLDDQSGSHWISSSRGILRIPSTQLDDLLAGRRPSLDVTLYEQEDGLRTIECHGISQPSGWRDSEGSLWFPTAKGFVRIRPGRTASPPAPPVRIEEILAGSQPLSAPVELQPGARDLEVRFTALRFSSPTHLRFRYRLEGNDPGWVERNAERSARYTTVPLGLHRLLVEAREPGGPWSQPVSVTIRQLPRFYQTAWFFTAVLLALAALGYAFYRWRMYVLRGRYKAVLAERNRISREWHDTLLAGFSAISWQLDATLTRLKEQPARAAEAVDVARQMVHHYRAEARRVIWDLRENDPVSESLQDAVARTMEQITAGTGVATKLEVSGSPGVMSSDLRQNALRICQEATANAVRHGKAANVLVGIQYTSEAVKLRIRDDGAGFDPKRTLSTPSGHFGLIVMQERARRFGGALHIDSAPGNGTIVEADLPLQTSKPA, encoded by the coding sequence ATGAAGCTCGGCGCCCTGTTCCTGCTCCCTCTAGCCTGCTTCGCCCTCGACCCCGGCCTGCGCCTCTCCCAGTACCACAAGAAGGTGTGGCAGATCGAGGACGGCCTCCCGCACAACTACGTCAACGCCATCCAATACGCGCCCGACGGCTACCTGCTGGTCGGCACGGGCGAGGGTCTGGCCCGCTTCGACGGAGTCCGCTTCACTCCGCTCGCCGGCGCCGCTTCCATCGAGCGCCAATGGATCAGCGCCCTCGCCCCAGCGCCCGGCGGCGCTTACTGGATCAGCACCTACTACCAGGACCTCTACCGCCTGGAAAACCGCAAGCTGCGCCGCATGCTGCACGGCCAGGCCAGCATGATGGGCCTCTTCACGGACTCCACCGGAGCCCTCTGGATCAGCGCCAACGGCATCCTCCGTCTCGATGCCAAGCGCGCCGCGCCGGTAGGCATCGGCAGCTCGGCCGGCAACTCCTGGCACGTCTTCGCCGAGGACACGCGGCATCGCATCTGGATCACGGCCGGGGGCGGACTGCACTGCTACGAGAACGGCAAGGCGCGCCTGGTCGTCAAGGACGGCGGCCCGCACGGCAGCATGCTCAGCGTCATGGCCGGACCCGATGGCGTCATCTGGGCTGGAGCCTCCAACGGCCTCTACCGGGTGCGCGAGTCCGGCGCCACAGTCACCCTCGAACGCCAACCCGGCGTCAACGGACCCGTCGTCAAAATCCTGCGCGACAAGGACGGCATCCTCTGGGCCGGAACCTGGGGCCAGGGCCTCTACCGCGTCACGCCCACAGGCGCCGAACACTGGTCCACCCGCGACGGCCTCTCCGACGACTTCATCCGCACTCTCTTCGAGGACCACGACGGCAACCTCTGGATCGGCTCCCGTAGCGGCGGCCTCAGCCGTTGGAAGAATCCGCTGGTCGAGCCCTTCGGCGTACCGGAAGGACTGGGCGGCAACTTCGCCTCGGCCGTCATGGAAGCCGAGGGCGGCGGCCTCTGGATGGGCACCTGGCGCAGCGGCCTCTTCCGCCTCCAGGGCGGCGTCTTCCAACCCATGCCGACGCCCCTGCCAGCCCTCGACCTCGGCATCCGCTCGCTAGCCGGCGACGGCCGCGGCGGCCTCTGGCTGGGCACCTGGGAAGGCCTCCATCACTTTGACGGAAAGACCTACGATCCGCGCATCTTCCTCCGAGGCTCCGTCTCCGCCATCCTGCGCGACCGCAAGGGCGGCCTCTGGGTAGCCGGAGCATCGCTTCGCTACTTCCCCACCGGCAACCCAACAGCCGCCATCGGAGCCGCGTTCGGAGCCGCGTTCAGAGCCGCCGCAAATAGAGCCGCGAACGTAAGTGAGCGGATAACCCCCCGTAACGCCCCAACCAACCCACCAGCGCGGCCCGCCGCGTTCGGAGCCGCGTTCAAAGCCGCGACCGCAAGCAGCGGGGGAGCCCCCGATACTCTCCAACCTGCCAGTGGACCCGTGCGTCAACCGAGCGCGCCCTCCCCCGACCCCGGCCAACTCCTCCTCCCCGCCACCAATACCAACTGCCTCCTGCAGGACCGCCAGGGCCGCGTCTGGGCCGGCACGGACTCCGGCGTGGCCGTCTTCGAGAATGGCCATCTCACCTGGATCCGCCGCGAACAGGGCCTCGCCGACGACTACATCACCTCCCTGACAGAGGACACCCAGGGCCGCATCTGGGCCTCCACCCGCGGTGGCTACCTCGCTTACCTGCACGGCGCCCGCGCCACCTCCCTGGGCCCCCGCGAAGGCTTGCCCGGCCACTCCCTCTTCAAACTCCTGGACGACCAGTCCGGCAGCCACTGGATCAGTTCTTCCCGAGGCATCCTCCGCATCCCGTCCACCCAACTCGACGACCTCCTCGCCGGACGCCGCCCGTCCCTCGACGTCACCCTCTACGAGCAGGAGGACGGCCTCCGCACCATCGAATGCCATGGCATCTCCCAGCCCTCTGGCTGGCGCGACTCCGAAGGCAGTCTCTGGTTCCCCACGGCCAAGGGCTTCGTCCGCATCCGGCCCGGACGCACGGCCAGTCCACCCGCGCCGCCGGTCCGCATCGAGGAGATCCTCGCCGGCTCACAGCCTCTGTCCGCACCGGTCGAACTCCAGCCCGGAGCCCGCGACCTCGAAGTCCGCTTCACCGCCCTGCGCTTCTCCTCCCCCACCCACCTCCGCTTCCGCTACCGCCTCGAAGGCAACGATCCCGGCTGGGTCGAGCGCAACGCTGAACGCTCCGCCCGCTACACCACCGTCCCGCTCGGCCTCCACCGCCTGCTCGTCGAGGCGCGCGAACCCGGCGGCCCCTGGAGCCAGCCCGTCTCCGTCACCATCCGCCAGTTGCCCCGCTTCTACCAGACCGCCTGGTTCTTCACCGCCGTCCTGCTCGCGCTCGCGGCCCTCGGCTACGCCTTCTACCGCTGGCGCATGTATGTCCTGCGCGGCCGCTACAAAGCGGTGCTGGCCGAACGCAACCGCATCTCACGCGAATGGCACGACACCCTGCTGGCCGGCTTCTCCGCCATCTCCTGGCAGCTCGACGCCACACTCACTCGTCTCAAGGAACAGCCCGCCCGAGCCGCTGAGGCCGTCGACGTCGCCCGCCAGATGGTGCATCACTACCGCGCCGAAGCCCGCCGCGTCATCTGGGACCTGCGCGAAAACGACCCCGTCTCGGAAAGCCTGCAGGACGCCGTCGCCCGCACCATGGAACAGATCACCGCCGGCACCGGAGTCGCCACCAAACTGGAAGTCAGCGGCTCGCCCGGCGTCATGTCCAGCGACCTGCGCCAGAACGCCCTCCGCATCTGCCAGGAAGCCACGGCCAACGCCGTCCGCCACGGCAAGGCGGCGAACGTGCTGGTGGGCATCCAGTACACCAGCGAAGCGGTGAAATTGCGCATCCGCGACGACGGCGCCGGCTTCGATCCCAAGCGCACCCTCAGCACGCCCAGCGGCCACTTCGGCCTCATCGTGATGCAGGAGCGCGCCCGCCGCTTCGGCGGAGCCCTCCATATCGACAGCGCGCCCGGCAATGGTACGATCGTCGAAGCAGACCTTCCGCTTCAGACGTCGAAGCCCGCATGA
- a CDS encoding carbon starvation CstA family protein, translating into MSKRFGVLPGIVLGVVGAFCLGGIALKQGESINSAWLVTAAVCSYLAAYRLYGAFIAAKVMALDERRATPAERLRNGHDFEPTNKWILFGHHFAAIAGPGPLVGPTLAAQFGYLPGTLWIILGVVLGGAVQDFIILFCSVRRDGKSLGQMAREEIGKIGGGTALITVLLIMVILLAVIGLVVVNALKGSPWGTFTIAATMPIAVFMGLYLRYWRPGRVLEVSVIGFLLVVASIFGGEWVAHHATFGPMFTLGGMALAIAVIIYGFLASALPVWLLLAPRDYLSTFVKLGVVLMLGVGILFVRPELHMPAFTRFVDGTGPIFAGKIFPFCFITIACGAISGFHALISSGTTPKMIASEGHILPVGYGSMLLESFVAMMAMVAACALPPGVFFAVNSPAGIVGTTPAAATATISSWGFPVTPGEMATLAKHVGEESLFYRTGGAPSLALGMAGIFSRIAGNETVLRFWYHFAIMFEALFILTVIDAGTRVGRFMLQDFLGHLYKPLGRTSWMPGVLFTSILVVGAWGYFLIQGVLDPLGGINSLWPLFGIANQLLAAVALCVATTILIKMHRMRYAWITLLPLSWLVIVTYTAAWQKIFSDAPRIGFLAQATQLEAAPATVATKQLIFNNRLDAALCGIFLVLVTTILVDSIWNWVGIMNGSKTAKSSEAPFVLTQLQAEEL; encoded by the coding sequence ATGAGCAAACGGTTCGGAGTTTTGCCCGGGATTGTACTTGGCGTGGTGGGCGCGTTCTGCCTGGGCGGGATCGCGCTGAAGCAAGGGGAGTCGATCAACAGTGCGTGGCTGGTGACTGCCGCGGTGTGCAGTTACCTGGCGGCCTACCGGCTCTATGGCGCATTCATCGCGGCCAAGGTGATGGCGCTGGATGAGCGCAGGGCGACTCCGGCCGAGCGGTTGCGCAACGGCCACGATTTCGAACCGACGAACAAGTGGATTTTATTCGGGCATCATTTCGCGGCGATTGCGGGCCCGGGCCCGCTGGTGGGACCGACGCTGGCGGCGCAGTTTGGGTATCTGCCCGGAACGCTGTGGATCATCTTGGGCGTGGTGCTGGGCGGGGCGGTGCAGGATTTCATCATCCTGTTCTGCAGCGTGCGGCGGGACGGCAAGTCGCTGGGCCAGATGGCAAGGGAAGAGATCGGCAAGATCGGCGGCGGCACGGCGCTGATCACGGTGCTGCTGATCATGGTGATCCTGCTGGCGGTGATCGGGCTGGTGGTGGTGAATGCGTTGAAGGGCAGCCCGTGGGGCACGTTCACGATCGCGGCGACGATGCCGATTGCGGTGTTCATGGGATTGTACCTGCGGTATTGGCGGCCGGGCCGGGTGCTGGAAGTTTCGGTGATCGGATTCCTGCTGGTGGTGGCGAGCATCTTCGGCGGCGAGTGGGTGGCGCATCATGCCACGTTCGGGCCGATGTTCACGCTGGGCGGGATGGCGCTGGCGATCGCGGTGATCATCTACGGGTTCCTGGCGAGTGCGCTGCCGGTGTGGCTGTTGCTGGCTCCGCGGGATTACCTGAGCACGTTTGTGAAGCTGGGCGTGGTGCTGATGCTGGGCGTGGGGATTCTGTTTGTGCGGCCGGAATTGCACATGCCGGCGTTTACGCGGTTTGTGGATGGCACGGGTCCCATCTTCGCGGGCAAGATCTTCCCGTTCTGCTTCATCACGATTGCGTGCGGCGCGATTTCCGGGTTCCACGCTTTGATCTCGTCGGGCACGACTCCGAAGATGATTGCGAGCGAGGGGCATATTCTGCCGGTCGGGTACGGGTCGATGCTGCTGGAGAGTTTCGTGGCGATGATGGCGATGGTGGCGGCCTGCGCGCTGCCTCCGGGCGTGTTCTTCGCCGTGAATTCGCCGGCCGGGATTGTGGGCACGACTCCGGCGGCGGCGACGGCGACGATCTCGTCGTGGGGGTTCCCAGTCACTCCGGGTGAGATGGCCACGCTGGCGAAGCATGTGGGCGAGGAGTCGCTGTTCTACCGGACGGGTGGGGCTCCTTCGCTGGCTTTGGGCATGGCGGGGATCTTTTCGCGGATCGCCGGCAACGAGACGGTGCTGCGGTTCTGGTATCACTTCGCGATCATGTTCGAGGCGCTGTTCATATTGACGGTGATTGACGCCGGGACGCGCGTGGGGCGGTTCATGCTGCAGGATTTCCTGGGGCATCTGTATAAACCGTTAGGGCGGACGTCGTGGATGCCGGGGGTATTGTTCACGAGCATCCTGGTGGTGGGCGCCTGGGGGTATTTCCTGATCCAGGGCGTGCTGGATCCGCTGGGCGGCATCAACTCGCTGTGGCCGCTGTTCGGGATCGCAAACCAGCTATTGGCGGCGGTGGCGTTGTGCGTGGCGACGACGATCCTGATCAAGATGCACCGCATGAGGTATGCGTGGATCACGCTGCTGCCGCTGTCGTGGCTGGTGATTGTGACGTATACGGCGGCGTGGCAGAAGATCTTCAGCGACGCTCCGCGGATTGGGTTCCTGGCGCAGGCGACGCAGTTGGAGGCGGCTCCGGCGACCGTGGCGACCAAACAGCTGATCTTCAATAACCGGCTGGATGCGGCGCTGTGCGGCATCTTCCTGGTGCTGGTGACGACGATCCTGGTGGATTCGATCTGGAACTGGGTGGGCATTATGAATGGATCGAAGACGGCGAAGAGCAGTGAGGCTCCGTTCGTATTGACCCAGCTTCAGGCGGAGGAGCTATGA
- a CDS encoding glycosyltransferase family 39 protein, which yields MNPTLTTGAFGLRVPRGFFTRLWLLVALLAALVNAGSMVSIDPVRRLQQTRALWTSEPEIRPEEANLFGTLAYDGKRHAYFGLGQPLVFLPFDIAVTTTLDPARRHVPVSSQVLDALRLILIAFFSQTLVCGLAACFAYLLLRQLKFAHAPAALGTLSLLLATTFLHYIQNCQENSLMLAMALAGGFFTLRWFDHRQWRDAVWAGAAFGFSFLTRLTTLADAAGIVLCLLLLLLWDTRNMKTTAAALLAYAKAFTPAFAVFLLIERLYQYHRFWTFRGTYYTPFLEPPPSTDSSGNMFNNPLLAGVKEALWTPQNSIFLFDPLLVITLLALGVLWRQLEPRVRAFALGAAATLTVYIYFYATYMSPTGEISWGDRYTETPVLLLCLLAVPLLWTSRHRISTAWRGLAIAVISWSVILQIASILLIPSIEVLQWRRLNLPWSIPRRFINIWLAISGQGPSIPYHGPLPPEWQQLSLLPFQLGLRFGALQPYAVGAWCVLLIIALVLLGQIVHQCLREDRAWATH from the coding sequence ATGAACCCGACCCTCACCACCGGCGCCTTCGGTCTGCGCGTACCCCGCGGATTCTTCACCCGCCTGTGGCTGCTGGTCGCCCTGCTGGCGGCCCTCGTGAATGCCGGCAGCATGGTGAGTATCGACCCCGTCCGCCGCCTGCAGCAGACCCGTGCCCTCTGGACCTCCGAGCCCGAAATCCGCCCGGAGGAAGCCAATCTCTTTGGAACCCTCGCCTATGACGGCAAGCGGCACGCTTACTTCGGGCTCGGCCAGCCGCTCGTCTTCCTCCCCTTCGACATCGCTGTCACCACCACCCTCGATCCCGCCCGCCGGCACGTACCCGTCTCATCCCAAGTCCTCGACGCCCTCCGCCTCATCCTCATCGCCTTCTTCTCCCAGACCCTGGTCTGCGGCTTGGCGGCCTGCTTCGCTTACCTGCTGCTCCGCCAGCTTAAGTTCGCGCACGCCCCGGCCGCCCTCGGGACCCTCAGCCTGCTGCTGGCCACGACGTTCCTCCACTACATCCAGAACTGCCAGGAAAACAGCTTGATGCTGGCCATGGCGCTGGCCGGAGGCTTCTTCACCCTGCGCTGGTTCGACCACCGCCAGTGGCGCGACGCTGTCTGGGCGGGCGCGGCCTTCGGCTTCAGTTTCCTCACCCGCCTCACAACCCTGGCCGATGCGGCCGGCATCGTGCTCTGCCTGCTCCTGCTGCTGCTTTGGGACACCCGGAACATGAAGACCACGGCAGCCGCCCTGCTCGCCTACGCCAAGGCCTTCACGCCTGCCTTCGCCGTGTTCCTACTCATCGAACGCCTCTACCAGTACCACCGCTTCTGGACCTTCCGGGGCACCTACTACACCCCGTTCCTGGAGCCGCCGCCCTCCACCGACAGCAGCGGCAACATGTTCAACAATCCCCTGCTGGCCGGCGTCAAAGAGGCGCTCTGGACCCCGCAGAACTCCATCTTTCTCTTCGACCCCCTGCTGGTGATCACGCTCCTCGCCCTGGGCGTGCTCTGGCGCCAACTGGAGCCTCGGGTTCGAGCCTTCGCCCTGGGCGCCGCAGCCACCCTGACCGTCTACATCTACTTCTACGCCACCTACATGTCCCCCACCGGCGAGATCTCCTGGGGCGACCGCTACACCGAAACCCCCGTCCTCCTCCTCTGCCTCCTCGCCGTCCCCCTCCTCTGGACCAGCCGCCATCGGATCTCCACGGCCTGGCGCGGCCTCGCCATCGCCGTCATCTCCTGGAGCGTCATCCTGCAGATCGCCTCTATCCTGCTCATCCCGTCCATTGAAGTCCTCCAGTGGCGCCGCCTCAACCTGCCCTGGAGCATCCCCCGCCGTTTCATCAACATCTGGCTGGCCATCAGCGGCCAGGGCCCCAGCATCCCCTACCACGGACCCCTGCCGCCGGAATGGCAGCAATTGAGCCTCCTGCCCTTTCAACTGGGCCTTCGCTTTGGAGCCCTCCAGCCCTACGCCGTCGGAGCCTGGTGCGTCCTGCTGATAATTGCTTTAGTCCTTCTGGGGCAAATCGTGCATCAATGTCTCCGGGAGGACCGGGCATGGGCAACGCACTGA
- a CDS encoding response regulator — MTDPIRILLVEDQYFARLALHTVIDAREDMQIVAETDKGAEAIGLYREHQPDVTIMDLRLPGISGFDAIAAIRKSDPKARIVVLTNYEGSEDVHRALQAGAMAYLLKDSSADDLLTAILTVKSGKRYLPPVICGLLSERMSGSELTDRELDVLRLITEGLSNREIADRLHIAEKTAKIHVSHLLDKLGVVDRTQAAITAIQRGIVHLD; from the coding sequence ATGACAGACCCGATTCGCATACTTCTGGTTGAAGATCAGTACTTCGCCCGCCTCGCCCTGCACACCGTCATCGATGCGCGGGAAGACATGCAGATCGTCGCCGAGACCGACAAGGGCGCCGAAGCCATCGGCCTCTACCGCGAACACCAGCCGGACGTCACCATCATGGATCTGCGCCTGCCCGGCATCTCCGGTTTCGACGCCATCGCCGCCATCCGCAAGAGCGACCCCAAGGCCCGCATCGTCGTCCTCACCAACTACGAAGGCAGCGAGGACGTCCACCGCGCCCTCCAGGCCGGAGCCATGGCCTACCTGCTCAAGGACTCCAGCGCCGACGATCTGTTAACTGCCATACTCACGGTCAAGTCCGGCAAACGCTACCTCCCACCGGTGATCTGCGGCCTCCTCTCCGAGCGCATGTCCGGCTCCGAACTCACCGATCGCGAGCTCGATGTTCTCCGTCTCATCACCGAAGGTCTCAGCAATCGCGAAATCGCAGACCGCCTCCACATCGCCGAGAAGACCGCCAAAATCCACGTCAGCCATCTCCTCGACAAACTCGGAGTCGTCGACCGCACTCAGGCCGCCATCACCGCCATTCAACGCGGCATAGTCCATTTAGACTAG
- a CDS encoding 4Fe-4S dicluster domain-containing protein, translating into MPKGSVAVTAERCKGCGFCVEFCPTHVLELSNAFNAKGYHPPHMINAEKCSGCNLCGMYCPDFAIFGYRFPDAKSQKKEA; encoded by the coding sequence ATGCCAAAAGGCTCCGTTGCCGTCACGGCCGAACGCTGTAAAGGGTGTGGCTTCTGTGTAGAGTTCTGCCCCACTCACGTGCTGGAACTCTCGAATGCCTTTAACGCCAAAGGCTACCACCCGCCGCACATGATAAATGCCGAGAAATGCTCGGGTTGCAACCTGTGCGGCATGTATTGTCCAGACTTCGCCATCTTCGGCTACCGGTTCCCGGACGCGAAGAGCCAGAAGAAGGAAGCATGA